ATGCGGTTCACCGACTCGACGGGGTGGCCGTGGGCGTGATGGTGGTGTCCGTGGTCCATGGGTCCTCCGCTCACACGATCGCGAACGCCCGCACCGGGAAGGTCCCGAACGCCCGCACCTTCACCGGCACGGCGAAAAACCGCGACCCGCGGTCGGGGATCGCGTCGAGCCCGGCGAGGTGCTCGCCGATCGGGATCTCGTTCGCGAGCAGGGTCGAGTGGACCGGCCGCTCCCCTCCGGAGGTATCGTCGATGTTGAGGGAATCGATCCCGACGAACGTCGCCCCGGCATCCACCAGCCGCTCGGCGATCGCGGCGGTCAGGAACGGGTGGCCCGTGCGGTACGCCGCGGTCCCGAAGTGCCGCGACCAGCCGGTGTGGAACAACACGGCCTTTCCCTTCAGCTCGCGGTCCGGCACGGGAATCGCGTCGATCGCCGTCGCCCCGGGGGGAACGCGCACCACGACGGCGTCGAGGTCGGCGAGGGATTCGAGGGGGAGCTCGGAAAGGTCCTTGCCGTGGGCGTAGCGGTGGAAGGGCGCATCCACGTACGTCCCGGTGTTCGCGACCATGGTGATCTTCCCGATCTGGAACTCCGTCCCCGGGGCGTACTTCGTCCGCGAGACCTCGCGCGAGAGGAAGTCGCAGATCTCCGGGGCCGGCAGCCCCGGGTAGGTCTCGAGGCCGTGGTGGACGACGTGGGAAAGGTCGA
This portion of the Candidatus Polarisedimenticolaceae bacterium genome encodes:
- a CDS encoding cyclase family protein, coding for MSRLVDLSHVVHHGLETYPGLPAPEICDFLSREVSRTKYAPGTEFQIGKITMVANTGTYVDAPFHRYAHGKDLSELPLESLADLDAVVVRVPPGATAIDAIPVPDRELKGKAVLFHTGWSRHFGTAAYRTGHPFLTAAIAERLVDAGATFVGIDSLNIDDTSGGERPVHSTLLANEIPIGEHLAGLDAIPDRGSRFFAVPVKVRAFGTFPVRAFAIV